A window of Deinococcus cellulosilyticus NBRC 106333 = KACC 11606 genomic DNA:
TCTCGGCCTGCTCACCCCATCAACGCTTAAAATAAAACCGTGACGACACATCAAGCGCCTTTTACTGCCCTCGCCAGCGTTTATGACGCCATCATGGGGGAGATTGAATACGACGGATGGGCAGAGTTTACCCTGACTTTCCTGCGGTCTGAGGGCTTCACGCCCAGGAATGTGCTGGATCTGGCCTGTGGGACCGGGAACAGCACCCGTCCTTTTGTGGAGGCTGGTCTGCAAGTGACGGGGCTGGACCTGTCCAGAGACATGCTGACGGTGGCCCAGAAGAAACTGCCAGACGTGACTTTCGTGCAGGGCAGCCTGACGGATTTTCAGGTTCCCGGGCAATTTGACCTGATCACCTGCATGTTTGATTCCATCAACAACCTGCTGACCCATGAAGACATGCTGGCCTGCATGGAGCGTGTGCGGGGCCACCTGACGGATGACGGCTGGTTTGTTGCCGATGTGAACACCCGGATCGGCCTGCGTGACCTCTGGGAGGGCGGGGTCATTGAAGGGGTGGTACCTGCAGAAGATGGGCAGGACGTGCACTACCACTGGTCCCACCACTACGATGAGGAACGGGAACTGGGCATGATTCAGGCGTTCTTTCGCATGGAAGACGGATCGGAATTCATTGAGCAGCACACCGAGCGTGGGTATGATCCCCGGGAACTCGGGGAACTGCTTGAGAAGGCAGGGTTCCGGGACATCACCATCTGTGAATATCCCGATTATGCAGCGCCCGATGAAGACACCCCCAGGGTGTGGCTGTTTGCCCGTGTGAAGGAGGCCACCCGTGGCTAAAATTGCTGTTCTGGGGGCAGGCGGATGGGGAACGGCCCTGGCCTCCATGCTGCACCAGCATGCCCGCAGCGTGGTTTTGTGGGCCAGACGCCCGGAGTTCACCCAGGAACTGCTGAACCTGCGGGAGAACCGGGATTACCTGCCCGGTGTGCCTTTGCCGGATGACCTGCCCATCACGTCTGACCTGAACCAGGCCCTGGACCATGTGACCCTCGCTCTGGTGGTGGTGCCCAGTGTGGGGGTGCAGGACCTGCTGGAGCAACTGCCCAGAGAGACCCCCATTGTGCTGTGCGCCAAGGGCCTCGGGGCGGGAGGGGAACGCCTCAGTCAGGTGGCCCTGCAGATGGGGTTCAAGACCCTTGGGGTGCTTTCAGGGCCCAACCATGCCGAGGAGGTCAGTCGGGGCCTTCCTGCAGCCACGGTGGTGGCCAGCGAGGATGAAGATTTTGCAGTGCTGGCCCAGAGTTTCCTGATGACCCCCAGTTTCCGGGTGTACACCTCCACCGATCTGGTTGGGGTGGAACTTGGAGGGGTATTGAAAAACGTGATCGCGGTGGCCGCAGGTCTGGTGGATGGCCTGAAACTGGGAGACAACGCCAAATCGGCCCTGATGACCCGTGCCCTCAAGGAAATGCAGCGCTACCTGAGCGCACAGGGCGCAGACGAGGACACGGTGTTTGGTCTGTCTGGCCTTGGAGACCTGATCGCCACCTGCACCAGCCAGCACTCCAGAAACCGTGCAGCAGGAGAGAAACTGGCTCAGGGTCAGGACCCCAGGCAGGGAGGAAAGGCCATTGAGGGCATCCGCAGCACCTACCTGCTGCACGAGTGGGCACAGACCCACCACGCTGACCTCCCGATTGTGGAGGTGGTGTACCAGATTCTGGAGAACAGGATCACCTTCTCGCAGGGCATCAGCATCCTGATGGGCAGGAAAGCACGCTCTGAATAAACCAAAATTGATCCCGGGTGTGCGGCCCGGGATCACCAGAGGAAGAAGTGTGCACGTAGTTTACTGTGCATTTTTTTTCACGTTGGAGAGAAATCCCACACATTCAAATGAATCTTAAGACGATGTCCCAGCAGGATGGGTGTGCCCTGAAGTCAGGCGGTGACCTGTGAGGCTTTCAGGCGTTTGCCCGAAAGTGCAGCCCACACGAGGCTCATCAAAATGGTCACCACAGAGGCGAAGATGAAGGCCACACTGGCTGGAAGCTGATCTGCCACCCCAGAAACAGCCAGGATCATCAGGGGCATGCCGATCTGTGCGACGGTGCCCAGCACCCCAAACACACGACCTCTGAATTGGGCCTCAACGGTGCTTTGCAGCAGGACCGAGATGAAGGTGTTGGCAAAAGCCACCATCACGCCCATCAGGGCAGAAGCTGCGAACATCACCCAGATGTGCTTCTGGGGCATCATCCCGAGCATGCACACCCCGAGGCCGAACAGGCCCACAAAGACCATCAGGGAAGGTTTCCATTTGTTGCCGAAGATGGAGACCAGAATGCTGCCCAGCACCATCCCTCCAGAGAACGCCCCCATCCAGAAGCCGTACCCTTTGGCTCCCAGACCGATTTCCTGCATGATTCTGGGGGTGAGGACCTGTGTGGGGGCCAGCGAACCATTGATCAGGAAGGCCATGACCATCACCAGCAGCAGAATGCTGTTGCGGCCAATCACCTGCATTCCTGCCTTCATGCCCTGCCAGAAAGGCTCAGGCTTGCTGGGGTGCAGTTTTGGGATGTCCACAAGCATGAACACCACCGCCATGATGAAGAAGGTGATGGCATCGATCAACAGGGCATTGGCGGTGCCCAGGGTGCTGATCAGCAGTCCCCCTCCCACCAGTCCAAGAAGTTGCATGGTCTGGGTGGCCGTGCCCATCAGGCCATTGGCGCGGGTGAGCTGGTCCCTGGGCACCAATTCCGGGAAGATTTTTCCTGCAGCAGGGCGGTAGATCACCCCGATCAGGCTGAAGAGCACCGTGAACAGGTAGATCAAGGGAACGGTGAGCATCTGGTGGGCGGCCAGATAAAACACCCCGAGGCCAAGCATTCCCCTCAGCAGGTCCCCCACCACCAGAGGGGGTTTGAGGGGGATGCGGTCGATCAGGTTCCCGGCAAAAGGGCTCAGGATGCCCGGAAGCATGGAGAGGGCCAGGTTGATGCCCATGCTGGTCGCTGAGCCGGTCAGGTCCAGAATCAGGAAGCTCATGGCAATGCCGTTCAAGGCATCTCCAAAATTGGACTGCGCCGTTCCGAGCCAGTACAGGGTGAAATTCTTGTTCCACAGTTTGGTCGCACTCATGTTCTGATGGTGCTGGCAAAGCTACTCCAGAAAAAATACTGATTTTCAAGTAGAAGTTTGGCACCATGAAACCATGACCGTGGCTGCGCCTGTCCTGCTTCTCGAACCCCTCAACCGTCAGATTGTCGAACTGTGCATTCCCCGGGAACGCACCCTCAGCGACCTGACCGAACAGCTCAGGACAGAAATGAACGGCATCTACTACCGGGTGCAGCGCCTCCTGCGGGCAGGCATCCTGAAAATCAGCCGGACCGAAAAGCGGGCAGGACGCCCCATCAAGCATTATCAGGCCACCGATGAGTCGTTCTTTGTGGCCTTCCGCAACACCCCCTATGAGGACATGGCCGAATACTGCCACGGCCTGACTGCGCCCTCCCTGCGGGGCTTCTGGGAATCGGCCTTCCAGAAAGCTCAGGACCTGCCCGGAGAGTGGGGGCTCTCCATTGCCTACAGCCACCGCAGGCAGAGTTTCATGTTGCAGATCCAGCGGGAAACCGATCATGGTCTGGAGCGCAACCCCATCGAACAGTGGGCCACCGAAAACCACATTCTGGGGACCTTTGACCAGCTCAGGCTGGCTCCAGAGCAGGCAGAGGCCATGTACCAGGAACTCATTGGCGTTTACCGGAAATACACCCATCTGCAGGACCCGGAGGCCAGACCGCACTGGGTCGGGCTTTTCTTTGCGGAGAAAAACCATGATTGACGTCAGCGAGAGACGCAACTGCAATGTGCTCCTCAACAGCCTCAACCAGCGCATTCTGGGGGCCTGCATGCAGCGGGAACACACCCTCAAGGATCTGGTGGAAAGCCTCCACATGGACATGAGCGAAGCCCACTACCGGGTGCAGCAACTCATCAAGGCAGGCATCCTCAAAGTCTCCCGCGAGGAAAAACGGGCAGGCCGGCCCATCAAGTACTACGCCCCCACCCAGGAAAAATTCTTCCTGCCCTTCAAAGACACCGTGTACAGCACCGTGGTGGACTTCATGGCCGAACAGATCGAACCCCTGATGCACCGTTTTCTGGAACTGGCCTTCCGCAACGTTCCACAGGTGGGTGAATGGGGCCTGACCTTCCAGCTTGGCGAGCAGGACCGCAAACTCTCCACGGTCTTTGGGCAGCAGAACCCTCCATCTCTCGATGAAACCAGCCCACGCGAGATGATGGTCAAACACCGCATTCTGGGCATGTGGCAGAACATGGAGCTGACGGTGGAAGATGCCCGCAGCCTGACTGCGGAACTGCTCGACCTGTACGAAAAATACCGCCAGAAACAGAATCCTGGCGGTGAAAAACACCTGATGGGGCTCTTTCTGGTGCCCGGAGACGAGCACGAGGACTGATCAGTCCAGCAGAATGCGGTCCAGTGCATCCACAAAGTCCTCCGGAGCATCCAGCCACGGATAGTGTCCAGCATCCAGTACGGTGATTTCTGCCCCGGCCAGATCTTCCAGCCACTGCACCTGATCCGGGTAGCTGGTGCGGTCATGCTGGCCCACCAGGGCGAAAATCGGGCATTCCTGCTCGACCAGGAAACCGGGGTACTCAAACTCCCACATCCCTGCCCGCACGAAAGCCTCCTGCACCTCACCGCTGCCCAGAAGCTGCGCCTCCACATCGCTGAACTCCAGGCGCATGCGGCTCTGCATGTCCTTGAACTGCATGTGGTTGAGGAGGTCACGGGCGTTCAGCAGCTCAAAAGCCCGCTCCACCCGCACGGCACCCACCAGGGGGTACTCGTCTTCCTTGAGGTTCTGCAGGATCTCTGCCCTGGGGTCCTCAAAAGGCTTCCCGGTGTACTCCGCTGCGGCCTTCAGCAACTCCAGGGCCAGTTCCGGCATGTGAATCCAGGGGTTCACCGTGATGATCTTCTGCACATGCTGCGGGTACCTGCGGCCATACTCCAGGGCAATCAGTGCACCAAAACCGTGCCCCAGTGGTGTGAAGGTCTCCAGCCCCAGAAAATCCCGCACGGCCTCCAGGTCTTCCACCAGATCATCAATCAAGAGGGTGTCCTGTTTCAGTTCCCCACTGCGCCCACTGCCCCTCTGGTCCAGGTAGACCATCTGGTAGTGCATCAGGTCCTCACCGATCAGGTCCCGGAAAGAGGAACTGTTGTAACCAGGCCCGCCATGCAGGTAAATGATGGCAGGATTCATCGGGTCTCCGACCTGCTCGAAGTACAGGTCCACACCGTTCAGGTACTCGAAATAACTTTCATCCAGCCACTCGCTCATACGGGGTCAAGTCTACCATCAGGGATTTGCAGTTCACAGTTCACAGTTCACAGTGGGGAGAAGGCCGAGGGCCGAGGGCAGGTGTAGGGGCGAGGCATGCCTCGCCCTGTGGGTAGAAACTTTCTGTAACGAAAGCTGCTGACTTCTCAAAGATCTCCTGAAAACAGTAAAATCCTCATTCAAAACTTGAAACACTGAAAGCATATGCTTAAAGCCCTGCGCTGGACCCTTCCCCTGGTTGTCCTGATTGTGATTGGTGTTCTGCTTTATCCCTACCTGCGCAATGCTGCCCGCTATGCCGAGCTCATGCGGGAACCCATGCCTCAGGAGCTTCCTGTTCCGGTGAAGGGGGTGGGCCGCAACCAGCTGGTGGACACCTGGGGAGGGGCCCGCAGTGAGGGGCGCAAGCATGAAGGCATCGACATCTTTGCGAAAACAGGAACCCCCATCCTGAGCAGCACCAGAGGCATTGTGACCCGCATTGGCTGGAACCGTCTGGGAGGGGAGACCGTCACGGTCCTGGGGCCTGGTGGAAATTACCACTACTATGCCCACCTCTCAAAATATGCAGCAGACATCAGGGTGGGAGACTGGGTCGAAGCAGGTGCAGTTCTGGGTTATGTGGGGAACACCGGAAATGCCCGGACCACGCCACCCCATCTGCACTACGGCATTTATGATTTCAAATGGAAGGCCATGAATCCCTATCCTTACTTGAAATGACCTTCTGAAACCTGTTTAAAGGGTGAACACCCAGCCGACAAACACCAAAAAAAGCCCGAGTCCAGCATAGAAGATTCGGGCTCCTTTTCTTCCGAGCCATTCCACCATCAGACCAGAGAAATCATCTTCAAAAAACCAGTTCCAGTTGAAAACACTGCCTGCAAGGGCATACACTCCCCCTCCAAAAAGGAAGATCTGGGGCAGCCAGTGTTCCATGTTCTGAGCATACGTCATGAACCATTGGATGCATTGATTTCATGTCCCTGGCTTCTGTTTTTGCCCTCGGCCCTGTCTTGACTCTACTCCGCGCTTGCAGGGCGGCCTGCTTCGCGCTGAGTCGCTTGGCTCTGGGCTCCCGGCCTTCAGCCTTCTGCCAGATACTCAGGTTGAGGCTCAATGACCTCTGCTGGTTTCGTTCCAGGTTCCAGTCCTGTGGTTTTTGTGGTTTTGATGGTCCTGAGGCCCAGGTCAGACTCGCAGGTGATCTGGCAGCTCAGGCGGCCCTGTCCATAAAGCCCTTTGGCTTCCAGGACGGTCTTTTCAGCCACTGTCATGGGGGTGGGGGTACCCTCCAGGATTTCGACCATGCAGGTGGTGCAGCGTGCCTTGCCACCGCAGCGGTGCAGCACGTCCACGCCTGCCTCTTCGAGCCCCAGGACCAGTCTCTTGCCTTGTTCGATTTCGAATGTACCGTAATTTTCCACCGTGACTTTGGGCATACGCGGACCATTGTAGCCGAATGTCACCCGTGTTGCAGTGTAGAAAAGACACTTTCCAGCTGGGTTTCGTTGAGGAAGCCTTCACTGCCTCCGGTGGTTGAGATCTTCACTCCAGCAAAAACCACCGCCCGTTGCAGCGCTTCCAGAGGGTGCATGCCTCTGGCATAGAAGTGGGTGAAACAGGCGCACAGGGCGTCTCCGGCCCCCACCGTGCTGCGCACCACTGCGGGGGGGTAGGCAGGCACATGCTGCAGGGTGCGGTCCTGATACAGCAGAGCCCCTTCTTCCCCCAGACCCACCACGATCACCTCTGTGCCATACGTGCGGGCGAGTTTTGGGGCAAATTCTGCAGGAGGCTCTGGCATTTTCTCATGGCTGAAGAAGAGCACCTCTGCATGCTCCAGAAAAGGAAGGTTGTATTCGTGGTGCAGGCTTTGCAGGTCCTGCACGTCTGTCACGAAGGGCACACCACTGCCCACCACATCCTGCACCAGAGGTTTCACAAAGGGTGCATTGGTCATGACGGCAAAGTGGGTGCCCTGCAGGGCCTCATGAAAAAGCTGCTGCGAATAGGTCCGATCGGGCAGGTCTTTCAGGTCGGTGAAAATCTGGCGTCGTCCTGCGGGGTCATGCAGCACCACTGCCTGCGGGGTCTCTGAAAGCACTTCCGAGAGAAAGGCCAGAGGAAGACCTGAGCGTTTGATCTCCTGCCGGACCACCTGACCCGGCAGATCGGGTGCGGTCAGGGCTGCAAAATGCACTTCGCTGCCCAGCGTTTTCAGGGCCTTCGCAACGTTGAACCCCACCCCTCCCACCCGCATCGTGGTCTGGAACTTCAGGTAATTCACGGGCTGGTACTCCAGAGGGAAGCCCTCAACGGGAACACTGGTTTCCACGTTGACGTTGCCGCAGACCAGCAGTTTCACACCTTCACGCCCGCCAGGAAGTTTTGCAGCCAGGCAACAAGGTCTGCGGGTCGGTCCACCTGTTCGTCCGAGACCTCCTGCAAATAAGGCATGTGCCCGACCTGCACAGCATGCCCGGCCAGACGCAGCATCTCAATGTCATTGTCGCTGTCCCCGAAGACGGTGGTGTCTTTCAGGCCCACCCCGAGTGTGCTGGCAATGTACTTCAGGGCCTCAGCCTTGTTGGCCTGGGTGGGGGTGATGGTCAGGAAGTGCTCGTAGGGCACCTGACCGCCCGTGAGGGTCAGGTGGGGCAGGTGCTCAGAGAGGGTGGATTTCAGTTCTGGAACCGAAATGTGGTCCACGTTGAGCTTCATGACTTTTGCCCCCACCAGCTCCTCAAGAGGCTTCACGGGGAGGTAACGGCTCCAGCGCTGGCTGCGTGCCCCCTGGGGTGCCCGGGTGAAAAAGTGGGTGGTCGAGAAGGCATACAGTTCTGCCTCGGTGTGGGTCAGCCGGGCCACTTTCTCCACATCCTCCTGCGAAATGAGGTGCTGCACGTGGATCTCATCCTGAATGCGCACCTGCCCACCATTGCTCGTGGCGCGGGCATGGTGGGGCAACCTTGCCAGAAACTCAGGGGGCAACTCCCAGCGGCCTGTGATCAGGGCAATGCGGATGCCAGCATCAAAAGCCTGCTGAATCAGCCCGTAAAGCGCCTCCGGGACCTGCTGTTCGTGCTCGTCAAAAAGGGTGCCATCAAAATCAAAGGCCAGAAGGTGCGTGCTCACAAGGACCTTATTGTACCGTTCAGGCTGCATTGAGACTGGATGCCATTCCCTGTTTGTTCAGGGTGCTTTTCCAAAGAAGGTCAGCAGACCCGGCAACTGGCTGGACCAGTACGCCGTGTCATGGCCGCCTTTCTCTTCAGAGAACTCCACCTGTGCTCCAGCTTCCCGCAAAGCACGCACCAGGTGTTCATTCACATCCCTGAGGGGGTCGGACTTGCCCACATCCACCCGGAACACCAGGCTCTTGAGGTTGACTTTGGAAAGGAGCTGAAAGGGATCACGGTCTGCCTTCAAGGCTGGTGTGGCGTAAAGCCAGTCCCGCTGGTCCTGGTACAGATCGTTGTTGCCATCCCAGATGGCAGCACTCTGGACTGCAATCTTGCTGAAGAGTTCGGTGTAGGTGAGGCCCAGAAACAGGGCAGCAAACCCCCCCATCGAAGTGCCCCCGATGAAACGCCCATCTCTGGAGGTGGTGGTGGAGTACCGGTTGTCGATGTAGGGAATGAGTTCCTGCACAATGTAATCGGCGTAGCGGCCTGCATTCACCCCGGCAATGGCTTCACGGCTGTTCACCGCAAAACTGTTGTCATAGTCTGGCGAGACAATCAGCATGGGCTGAACTTTCTTCTCTTCAAGCAGTCGATCCATCACCTTTCGGGTCTGCATGCTGCCAAACCAGAAACTGGCGTTTCCACCGTAAGGGTGCAGCAGGTACGCGGTGGGATACTTCTTCTGCTTGTCATAATCGGGGGGCAGGTAAACCCGCACCGTCATGGTCCGGCCCAGGGTGTTGGTCTTGATGTGGAGGGTCTCCACCTTGGAGGGTGTGGCGGCCAGTGCGCCGCCCAGCAGCATCAGCACGGTCAAAAGTGCACGCATCAGGGTCTTCCTTCCAGGTACCGTCCAAGCCACTGGGGGACCCCCACCAGTGGGCAGGACACCTGTTCTTTGCAGATGTCTTTCAGGCAGGAGACATGTCCCACCTGCACGGAGTGCCCCGCCAGGCGCAGCATCTCCAGATCGTTCTCACTGTCTCCAAAAGCCACCACGTCTTCAAGCGGAATGTCCAGAAGGGCCGAAATTTCTTTCAGGGCATGGCCTTTGTTGGCCTGCTGTGCAGTGACCGTCAGGAACTCCAGATAAGGTTCCATTGCACCCGAGGCGTTCAGGTGCGGCAACGTTTCACGAATTCTGGATTTCAGCAGGGGGACAGCTTTGCCTCTGAATTGCAGTTGCAGGATGTTGTGGCCGGTCATTTCTTCAAGTGAACGCAACTGACCTGCCTGCCGCCACTCTTCCCACACTGGAGCGTCCACATCCTGAACGAAAGCCAGAGGTCGATCGGTCAGGGCAGAGCCCACCACTTCCAGCCCATCAGGCATGAGGGCAAGTACGGCTTCAACTTCTGCAGACGTGAGGATGTGGGTGCGCACCTGGTTTTCTCCCAGCACAATTCTGTGGCCATTCCCGAGAGCCCGGGCATCTGGCTCAATGAGGTTCAGCAGGGCCCGTGGCAGCCCCAGACGCCCGGTGATCAGTGCGATCCTGTGACCACTGGCTTTCAGGGCCTGCAGGTGCGTGACCAGTTCTGGCGCGTGGGCATCGGTGGCTTCATCGATGAGGGTGCCATCCACATCGAAGACGAACAGTGACATGGGCCATATTTTATGCCATTGCCTCTAAGAATTCAGGAGCCAGCACACGATCTGCAAAAAAGGCAATAAAAAAATCGGCTCTTCGCCGACTGATGTAGAACATTATAGCACGGTATGCAAAATACGGCAATTCAATCCAGGGCAATCCGTGAAAAAAGAAGGACAGGGAAACCTGCCCCTGTCCAGAAAAAGTCAGTTCACAGCAATGTGCCAATGCGACGCAACGCCTCCTGAATGTTCTCCATGCTGGTGGCGTAACTGATGCGGATGCGGCCCGGAGCCCGGAAATCCGTGCCAGGGACCACAGCCACTTTGGCATCGTCCAGGATGCGTCTGGCGGCCTCGATCTCATCTGCATGAATGGAGGTGGTGTCCACCATGACATAGAAAGCGCCCTGAGGGGTGGGGGTGGGCAGGCCCATATGGTTCAGTTCGGAGACAATGAAATCCCGGCGTTCCCGGAACTTCTCACGGGCAAAATCAATGTACTGCCTGCTGTCCCGGATGGCTTCTAAAGCAGCGTACTGGGCCACACTGTTGGCATTGGAGGTGCTCTGTCCCTGAATGGCATTCATGGCCTTGATCAGGTGCTCTGGGCCTGCGGCATAACCAATGCGCCAACCAGTCATGGCGTAAGCCTTGGAAGCCCCATTGATGGTCAGCACATGGTCCCAGCCGTAAGTTGCTGCAGAGACATGCTTCTCGTCATAGATGATGTGCTCGTACATCTCATCGGTGATCAGGAGCAGGTCTTTTTCCACACACAACTCCACCAGAGCCCGAATGGTGGCTTCAGGATAAACCACGCCTGTCGGGTTGGAGGGACTGTTGATCATGATG
This region includes:
- a CDS encoding helix-turn-helix transcriptional regulator; this translates as MIDVSERRNCNVLLNSLNQRILGACMQREHTLKDLVESLHMDMSEAHYRVQQLIKAGILKVSREEKRAGRPIKYYAPTQEKFFLPFKDTVYSTVVDFMAEQIEPLMHRFLELAFRNVPQVGEWGLTFQLGEQDRKLSTVFGQQNPPSLDETSPREMMVKHRILGMWQNMELTVEDARSLTAELLDLYEKYRQKQNPGGEKHLMGLFLVPGDEHED
- a CDS encoding HAD hydrolase family protein produces the protein MSLFVFDVDGTLIDEATDAHAPELVTHLQALKASGHRIALITGRLGLPRALLNLIEPDARALGNGHRIVLGENQVRTHILTSAEVEAVLALMPDGLEVVGSALTDRPLAFVQDVDAPVWEEWRQAGQLRSLEEMTGHNILQLQFRGKAVPLLKSRIRETLPHLNASGAMEPYLEFLTVTAQQANKGHALKEISALLDIPLEDVVAFGDSENDLEMLRLAGHSVQVGHVSCLKDICKEQVSCPLVGVPQWLGRYLEGRP
- a CDS encoding class I SAM-dependent DNA methyltransferase; protein product: MTTHQAPFTALASVYDAIMGEIEYDGWAEFTLTFLRSEGFTPRNVLDLACGTGNSTRPFVEAGLQVTGLDLSRDMLTVAQKKLPDVTFVQGSLTDFQVPGQFDLITCMFDSINNLLTHEDMLACMERVRGHLTDDGWFVADVNTRIGLRDLWEGGVIEGVVPAEDGQDVHYHWSHHYDEERELGMIQAFFRMEDGSEFIEQHTERGYDPRELGELLEKAGFRDITICEYPDYAAPDEDTPRVWLFARVKEATRG
- a CDS encoding MFS transporter, with protein sequence MSATKLWNKNFTLYWLGTAQSNFGDALNGIAMSFLILDLTGSATSMGINLALSMLPGILSPFAGNLIDRIPLKPPLVVGDLLRGMLGLGVFYLAAHQMLTVPLIYLFTVLFSLIGVIYRPAAGKIFPELVPRDQLTRANGLMGTATQTMQLLGLVGGGLLISTLGTANALLIDAITFFIMAVVFMLVDIPKLHPSKPEPFWQGMKAGMQVIGRNSILLLVMVMAFLINGSLAPTQVLTPRIMQEIGLGAKGYGFWMGAFSGGMVLGSILVSIFGNKWKPSLMVFVGLFGLGVCMLGMMPQKHIWVMFAASALMGVMVAFANTFISVLLQSTVEAQFRGRVFGVLGTVAQIGMPLMILAVSGVADQLPASVAFIFASVVTILMSLVWAALSGKRLKASQVTA
- a CDS encoding alpha/beta hydrolase: MRALLTVLMLLGGALAATPSKVETLHIKTNTLGRTMTVRVYLPPDYDKQKKYPTAYLLHPYGGNASFWFGSMQTRKVMDRLLEEKKVQPMLIVSPDYDNSFAVNSREAIAGVNAGRYADYIVQELIPYIDNRYSTTTSRDGRFIGGTSMGGFAALFLGLTYTELFSKIAVQSAAIWDGNNDLYQDQRDWLYATPALKADRDPFQLLSKVNLKSLVFRVDVGKSDPLRDVNEHLVRALREAGAQVEFSEEKGGHDTAYWSSQLPGLLTFFGKAP
- a CDS encoding NAD(P)H-dependent glycerol-3-phosphate dehydrogenase, with amino-acid sequence MAKIAVLGAGGWGTALASMLHQHARSVVLWARRPEFTQELLNLRENRDYLPGVPLPDDLPITSDLNQALDHVTLALVVVPSVGVQDLLEQLPRETPIVLCAKGLGAGGERLSQVALQMGFKTLGVLSGPNHAEEVSRGLPAATVVASEDEDFAVLAQSFLMTPSFRVYTSTDLVGVELGGVLKNVIAVAAGLVDGLKLGDNAKSALMTRALKEMQRYLSAQGADEDTVFGLSGLGDLIATCTSQHSRNRAAGEKLAQGQDPRQGGKAIEGIRSTYLLHEWAQTHHADLPIVEVVYQILENRITFSQGISILMGRKARSE
- a CDS encoding alpha/beta fold hydrolase, translated to MSEWLDESYFEYLNGVDLYFEQVGDPMNPAIIYLHGGPGYNSSSFRDLIGEDLMHYQMVYLDQRGSGRSGELKQDTLLIDDLVEDLEAVRDFLGLETFTPLGHGFGALIALEYGRRYPQHVQKIITVNPWIHMPELALELLKAAAEYTGKPFEDPRAEILQNLKEDEYPLVGAVRVERAFELLNARDLLNHMQFKDMQSRMRLEFSDVEAQLLGSGEVQEAFVRAGMWEFEYPGFLVEQECPIFALVGQHDRTSYPDQVQWLEDLAGAEITVLDAGHYPWLDAPEDFVDALDRILLD
- a CDS encoding carbohydrate kinase family protein, with the protein product MKLLVCGNVNVETSVPVEGFPLEYQPVNYLKFQTTMRVGGVGFNVAKALKTLGSEVHFAALTAPDLPGQVVRQEIKRSGLPLAFLSEVLSETPQAVVLHDPAGRRQIFTDLKDLPDRTYSQQLFHEALQGTHFAVMTNAPFVKPLVQDVVGSGVPFVTDVQDLQSLHHEYNLPFLEHAEVLFFSHEKMPEPPAEFAPKLARTYGTEVIVVGLGEEGALLYQDRTLQHVPAYPPAVVRSTVGAGDALCACFTHFYARGMHPLEALQRAVVFAGVKISTTGGSEGFLNETQLESVFSTLQHG
- a CDS encoding M23 family metallopeptidase — protein: MLKALRWTLPLVVLIVIGVLLYPYLRNAARYAELMREPMPQELPVPVKGVGRNQLVDTWGGARSEGRKHEGIDIFAKTGTPILSSTRGIVTRIGWNRLGGETVTVLGPGGNYHYYAHLSKYAADIRVGDWVEAGAVLGYVGNTGNARTTPPHLHYGIYDFKWKAMNPYPYLK
- a CDS encoding pyridoxal phosphate-dependent aminotransferase, coding for MFKAKLSQKIQALKPSSTVAVTSRALELKRQGIDVISMSVGEPDFDTPDHVKEAAYQAIRSGKTKYTPVNGIFELREVISEKLLRENGLTYTPEQVTVTSGGKQALFNALVALIDPGDEVIIPAPFWVSYPEMVTFAGGVPVFVDTPAEEGYALDPEKVRAAVTHRTVAIMINSPSNPTGVVYPEATIRALVELCVEKDLLLITDEMYEHIIYDEKHVSAATYGWDHVLTINGASKAYAMTGWRIGYAAGPEHLIKAMNAIQGQSTSNANSVAQYAALEAIRDSRQYIDFAREKFRERRDFIVSELNHMGLPTPTPQGAFYVMVDTTSIHADEIEAARRILDDAKVAVVPGTDFRAPGRIRISYATSMENIQEALRRIGTLL
- a CDS encoding immunity 17 family protein, yielding MEHWLPQIFLFGGGVYALAGSVFNWNWFFEDDFSGLMVEWLGRKGARIFYAGLGLFLVFVGWVFTL
- a CDS encoding HAD-IIB family hydrolase codes for the protein MSTHLLAFDFDGTLFDEHEQQVPEALYGLIQQAFDAGIRIALITGRWELPPEFLARLPHHARATSNGGQVRIQDEIHVQHLISQEDVEKVARLTHTEAELYAFSTTHFFTRAPQGARSQRWSRYLPVKPLEELVGAKVMKLNVDHISVPELKSTLSEHLPHLTLTGGQVPYEHFLTITPTQANKAEALKYIASTLGVGLKDTTVFGDSDNDIEMLRLAGHAVQVGHMPYLQEVSDEQVDRPADLVAWLQNFLAGVKV
- a CDS encoding winged helix-turn-helix domain-containing protein yields the protein MTVAAPVLLLEPLNRQIVELCIPRERTLSDLTEQLRTEMNGIYYRVQRLLRAGILKISRTEKRAGRPIKHYQATDESFFVAFRNTPYEDMAEYCHGLTAPSLRGFWESAFQKAQDLPGEWGLSIAYSHRRQSFMLQIQRETDHGLERNPIEQWATENHILGTFDQLRLAPEQAEAMYQELIGVYRKYTHLQDPEARPHWVGLFFAEKNHD
- a CDS encoding 2Fe-2S iron-sulfur cluster-binding protein — its product is MPKVTVENYGTFEIEQGKRLVLGLEEAGVDVLHRCGGKARCTTCMVEILEGTPTPMTVAEKTVLEAKGLYGQGRLSCQITCESDLGLRTIKTTKTTGLEPGTKPAEVIEPQPEYLAEG